In one window of Equus asinus isolate D_3611 breed Donkey chromosome 16, EquAss-T2T_v2, whole genome shotgun sequence DNA:
- the GBP2 gene encoding guanylate-binding protein 2, whose amino-acid sequence MASEIHMPGPVCLIENTNGGLVVNQEALKILSAITQPVVVVAIVGLYRTGKSFLMNKLAGKRKGFSLGSTVQSHTKGIWMWCVPHPQKPNHALVLLDTEGLGDVEKGDNQNDSWIFALAVLLSSTFVYNSMGTINQQAMDQLHYVTELTERIRAKSSPGNSELEDSADFVSFFPTFVWTLRDFSLELEANGEPITADEYLELSLKLKKGTDEKSKSFNEPRLCIRKFFPKKKCFIFDRPAPRKYLVQLEKLQEEDLDPEFREQVADFCSYIFSHSKAKTLSGGIIVNGPRLESLVLTYVNAISSGDLPCMENAVLALAQIENSAAVQKAVAHYDQQMGQRVKLPTETLQELLDLHRANEKEAIEVFMKNSFKDVEQKFQKELGAQLEAKRDDFCKQNMQASSDRCMALLQDIFGPLEEEVKQGAFSKPGGYCLFIQKKQELKNKYYQVPRKGIQAEDMLKKYLESKEDVADALLRTDQSLSEKEKEIEVERIKAESAEAATKMLEEIQKKNQQMMEQKEKSYQEHVKQLTEKMERERAQLLAEQERTLALKLQEQERLLKEGFQNESRKLQQEMQAIRMRNRAPAGVCNIL is encoded by the exons ATGGCCTCAGAGATCCACATGCCAGGCCCAGTGTGCCTCATTGAGAACACTAACGGGGGGCTGGTGGTTAATCAGGAGGCTCTGAAGATCCTGTCTGCCATTACGCAgcctgtggtggtggtggctATCGTGGGCCTCTACCGCACAGGCAAATCCTTCCTGATGAACAAGCTGGCCGGGAAGAGAAAGG GCTTCTCTCTGGGCTCCACGGTGCAGTCTCACACGAAGGGGATCTGGATGTGGTGTGTGCCTCATCCCCAAAAGCCAAACCACGCTCTAGTTCTGCTGGACACCGAGGGGCTCGGGGATGTAGAGAag GGAGACAACCAGAATGACTCCTGGATCTTTGCCCTGGCAGTCCTCCTGAGCAGCACCTTTGTGTACAACAGCATGGGAACCATCAACCAGCAGGCCATGGACCAACTGCA CTACGTGACAGAGCTGACAGAGCGAATCAGGGCAAAATCCTCACCTGGTAACAGTGAGCTTGAAGACTCAGCTGACTTTGTGAGCTTCTTTCCAACCTTTGTGTGGACTCTGAGAGATTTCTCCCTGGAGCTAGAAGCCAATGGAGAACCCATCACTGCTGACGAGTACCTGGAGCTGTCACTGAAGCTAAAGAAAG GTACTGatgaaaaaagcaaaagcttTAATGAACCTCGGTTGTGCATCCGCAAGTTCTTCCCAAAGAAGAAGTGCTTCATCTTTGACCGTCCCGCTCCCAGGAAGTACCTTGTCCAACTGGAGAAGCTACAGGAGGAAGATCTGGACCCTGAATTCAGAGAACAAGTTGCAGACTTCTGCTCCTACATCTTCAGCCATTCCAAAGCCAAGACTCTCTCAGGCGGCATCATAGTCAATGGGCCTC GTCTGGAGAGCCTGGTGCTGACCTATGTCAATGCCATCAGCAGTGGGGATCTTCCCTGCATGGAGAATGCAGTCCTGGCCTTGGCCCAGATAGAGAACTCGGCCGCAGTACAAAAGGCAGTGGCCCACTATGATCAGCAGATGGGCCAGAGGGTGAAGCTGCCCACGGAAACCCTCCAGGAGCTTCTGGACCTGCACAGGGCCAACGAGAAAGAGGCCATTGAAGTCTTCATGAAAAATTCTTTCAAGGATGTGGAACAAAAGTTCCAGAAGGAATTAGGG GCCCAGTTAGAAGCAAAGCGAGATGACTTTTGTAAGCAGAACATGCAAGCGTCATCAGATCGTTGCATGGCATTACTTCAGGATATTTTTGGTCCTCTAGAAGAAGAGGTGAAGCAAGGGGCATTTTCTAAACCGGGAGGTTATTGTCTCTTTATTCAGAAGAAACAGGAGCTGAAGAATAAGTACTACCAGGTCCCCAGGAAGGGGATACAG GCAGAGGACATGCTGAAGAAGTACTTGGAATCCAAGGAAGACGTGGCTGATGCGCTTCTCCGGACTGACCAGTCactctcagaaaaggaaaaggagattgAAG TGGAACGTATAAAGGCTGAATCTGCAGAAGCTGCAACGAAAATGTTGGAGGAAATCCAAAAGAAGAATCAGCAGAtgatggaacagaaagaaaagagttatCAGGAACACGTGAAACAATTGACtgagaagatggagagagagagggcccAGCTGCTGGCAGAGCAGGAGAGGACTCTCGCTCTTAAACTTCAG GAACAGGAACGACTTCTCAAGGAAGGATTCCAGAACGAGAGCAGGAAACTTCAGCAGGAGATGCAGGCTATCCGAATGAGAAACAGAGCACCAGCTGGAGTATGTAACATACTCTAA